CTGATAAACATACTGCCAGCCATTAAAGAGTGAGCAAACCCAAGATCATATTTTAGGAGTGAATGGGTTTATAAGTCTTCTAGCATATAAAAAGAAAGTAAATCCATGCcattattttcatattaaagTATCACTTTATTTCTGAAGCAATATGATatctaaaaaatgaaaaaatacccATTACATTGCCATCCAGAGTAtgaaattattacattttcttacCAACTCAGTTAACAAAGTactgtaccttttttttgtgcacaaCTAAAATTACTCTGGCATTAAGTGGATAAAAGTTTGATCCAAAGAAACCCCTCTTTTAACCCAGTCCTCTAACAGaagattatttttcaaaattgtgTTGTGGAAGGAGACAGGCTAAAACAGTGAGTGTTATTATATAGAGCTGAAACGAGTTTTCAATTAATTATTCGATCAcgagaaaaactttttttttttatattcaattagTTATTGAAGTAATATTTCAaggaaaaatgcctaaaaatcaCATGTTTCAGTTTCTCAATTGTAagaatttgctgctttcattTGTCTTCTTTAGTATGATTAATTTTTTGGTTTTGGAGTGTTGGTCGTACAAAATGAGCAATTGATGAAATTATTTTGGGCTTTGTCACTACTTTCTGACAGATTATTGGattaatagagaaaataattggcagattaatcgataatgtaAACAATCATTAGTTTCAGCCATATTCTAATGACTGCAAACATGCGTTTAGACCTAACATTTTGTTTGATTTATGGTCGCAACACCTTGttcccaaaaaataaattatttttgtatAGCTTCTTACCAAAGCAGCTAAATGGCTGAATTTAATTTACATGtgatttagctgatgcttttatccagagcgacttacaattgctacatatgtcagaggttgcacgcctctggagcaactaggggttaagtgtcttgctcaggaacacattggttgatgtattgcagtgggaattgaacccaggtctcccacaccaaaggcatgtgtcatatccactgcgccgtCACCACCCATTTACCTGCTTTGGTTTCAGGGTagtggtattgttcatgctggctcactgccactgcttactgggacacttaaatATGACAGAACCATCGTTGTTGGTCTTAGTAACACCTGGAAatgttcctactatgacaatttTCATTCAAACTGTTCACTCAACACTCATATGAAGGAAATCATAATGCAATTATCTGTAATAATGTTGTCCAGAGGTCGTGTAGCATTTGAGGTCTGTGTTCGGGCATTAACTGCTTGTATTGCATCAGACCTTGATAAGAACTTCCAAGCCTGTTCTCttacaaaacttttattttattctctcTGTTAAAGACGATCTGCTCTACTGCCCAAAAGGCATTACCTCTAAGGTTTTCCGCTTCAACGTCTCCGCCATGGAAAGGAACTCAACTAACCTCTTCAGAGCAGAGTTTCGAGCCCTGAGGGTGCCAAACTCAAGTTCCAAGAGGAATGAACAGCGGATTGAGCTCTACCAGGTGTGTAAAGGTACCGTCTCCTTGTCCTTCTACCAAGATCAAAGGCAAAGCTCACAGCCAAGGCAACAAGGAGTTTCAATGTCTTCTTTTCTGGAGTGTAATCTTTGTTTTGTAGATAGTTATATAGTCTGTCAAGAACATATCTTACATAAGCTGGTTAGTCATTCTCCACCACATGATTCCGGGCCCTAATTGACAAAGAGACCCAACGACCAGATTGTGGTTGCAGGCATGGGTAACAGCCAGaccaaaagccaaaaaagctCAACAGGCCTGCAGAATGTTAGTAGAACTGGGACAGGGGTACTGTTAGTGCAGTGCCGGCAGCCCAGATTTAAAACAGTCCTCATTTTGGTTATGTACAGGTCTTTAACATTTAGTCCTCAAAACAGTATGCACGTTTATTAAGCTGTTAAAAAGGACTCTGGTCTGCTGAGTGATGAAATGATGCAACACACTTCTACAGTCAGTTGTAGTCAATGTCATCAGGTCCCTGTTTGTAATGTCCTTGGCATTAGGATCCAATACAAAGAtaattattgaaataaaaaagaaacaaatcccACCACATACCAGATACTCTGGTCAGGAGCAATGTCATGACTAACCCAAAAGGACAATATTACCAATCACAGAATAATACTATAGGCAACTGCCAACATTAACTCCAACTCAACACCAagtgacaaaaagaagaaacactagatggcagaggggtattttacaacaacattgaacacaacacaggCTTATGGAGCCGGACCCAAACGCAACACTCCCGTTGCTGTTTATCCGACAGCGGCAGCATGGTGTTTCAAGTGCAGTTAGTctgctctgtgtctttagctgcagactgtacGTCCTGGTGCTGGAATCCTTTCCATTGAAATACAGACACTTTAatccgtttagctgtcagcattttaaccatgtttttgACAGCTAAcattactagctaacggtaggtactgtttaaaaactgcatcgcgattcattttttatctcaaccggttgtaatctttacacatttaaattgattttaaatcattttaatcatCCCTACTAATTACTCCTCAGCTCAGGTTAAAGGTGGGTGGAGTATGTGACGTCACCTGACTCCATGAACCATTCAGAAGGCTAAAAGGTGTGACCTGCACCGCCCTAAGGCTGCGATCACGCTGCCTGTGTCAGCCGTCtggcaaaaacgcaggtctttccattcattttgaatggaggTAGGGCATTTAGGCTACGACGGGGGTTGCCGCAGGGGGGACACTCAAAAAAATGCAGCGGGCCTGCAGCGAAAAGTTGAGActgactcaacttttggagaaacgcaaccccacgtcacgctgcggtggccaatcatgtaaccggcgatcagacttgtcagtgtgttttgtttgagctatggtttgaggcggtgtgagaatccCATAAAACCCCAGTAAACGGGAAACGTCACTGCcatatcgctgccacaagaaaacagtaattgtgaaatataaagtctacttgtgctttgttggggACATAAGAACAGAACAGGATGTCACACAAATTTTCATTGACACTCCCAACGCCGCACCACCCAGCAGAAAATCGCCGGATCACTTTTATTGGTGTGAATGCCCACTAACAGTTGCAACAAAGCTGACAAGTAAGCGAGATGTCAATCAAGGTCTGTCTGAATACATGTATAGTCCTGTGGAGAGATCTAATGAGCCAAAATAAGAAAAATCATCATGGtccttttcaacattttagaaTTTAAAAATACTAATCTAAGAAAAATTGCCTCTTCATCCACTTGGAGCACATTTTTAGCTTAAGGGATGACAATGTcagtgctaacatgctaaactaagatggtgaacatgcaAACAtatacatcagcatgttagcattagcattatgagcatgttagcatttaccTCAAAGCATCGGCTcacaagtacagcctcacaaagTGACTAGCATGTATTTGCTGcaattttattaatgttttctttatatGCATGCTCCAGTAATCATATTATCTTACCTCATAGCATTCATTTCAACTGATCAAAACTGTCTTCCTCTGGTACCAACGTCCTCTGTACCTCCTGTCCTATGTCCGCTCTATTCTACGTGTTGAAGCTGTTTCAGTATTGAAAGAAAACCTTTCAGAgtgaccattattattattgcttcaCAGATTGTGAGGCCAAACGAACACATTAGGAAACAACGCTACATTGCAGCCAAGAACGTGCTGACCAAAGGTAATCCAGAATGGGTCTCCTTCGATGTGACTGAAACAGTGCGGGAATGGCTGATGAACAGAGGTAAGACTGAGGTTActgtcatttcttttgtttaaatgctatcattaatcatatatatatatatatatataactaagAAATGTGACTCGTATCAATTTTTAAAGAGGGAGACTTGTGACCTGGGCTTCTTTTTAGAAATCCTATTTTCCATTGCCATCAGGAACTAATCTCGGTTTGGAAATCAGTGTGCACTGTCCCTGCCACACCTTCAATCCAAATGGTGACATCATTGACAATGAGAAAGAGGTGCTGGAGGTAAAGTTTAAAGGTGGGCTTCAACAACATTTAGTGATTAAGTTATATATGCCAGATGTTAGTTGCTCTTTTGATCTAATGTCTGTAAATGTTAATGTCTTCTTACCATTTTACCATCCCTCCTTTCAGCTTAGATGCAATGGATTGGTTGCATATTTATGTGGTCCTTAGTACTACAATTTACAAGATTTAttctttaatatatatttttttaaatatgcctTTTTTCTGGTAAATAATTTGGGGTATTTGGTACAATATGGTTTAAGGGTGCTGATGATTGTCATTATATTGTTGCCTTATTCAACATTTGCCTCAGAGGACTAAAAATAAACTTCGAAACAATTTAGCTTTTACaaacaaagtttatttttatttttctttttttcttactgtTTTCATGTCTGCATTGTGTAAAATTATGGCAGGGATGACAGCTTGATAGTCAATCATTTAGCAAATTGTATGCTCGGATTGAGGGAAACTACGAAAGAAAAAAGCCACTAAATACTTGGTTTGTGTGCATCATGTCTATAATTAGGCGTAGATGGAGATGAGGAGCACAGTCGCTTGGATCTGGATCACCTAAAGAGGAAAAAGGACCAGTACCTGCCTCACCTTATCCTCATGATGATCCCACCCCACCGCCTGGAAGCTCAGTCCACACGCCGACGCAAGAGAGCGCTGGACACAAACTACTGCTTCTCGTAAGGATATATAAATCATCTTTAGCACTAGTGTGCAATGCTGTAGTACATTTAGTCTTTTGGTTAGTTCATCAAATCTAAATTTCCTAATTGCAAAATTgtgaaaaatctttttttcagctTATTATTATCATACATGGTATATCACATGCATCAGATTATACACGTATCGTAATATCCCAAATATATGCTGTAACAAACTGTATCTGGTATCCCCCACATATGGCAAAGAATatgtggtaacactttacttgaaggtatctacataagagtgacatgacactgtcatgaacacatgacactgtcatgacacatgaaccctaaccctaacttgtcatgacaaaaaccgaattatacttaatgacagaagcgttatgtcatagatgtttatgacttgtttataatgtttatgatacgttcatgacagtgtcatgtcactcttatgtagatacattCAAGTGTAACCGAATATGTCAAATATTAGAAGCACtagtacaaaaatgtatttggggACTAATTACACTATTGTTGTGCTTCCTcgtcacagaaacacagaggagagCTGCTGTGTTCGCCGGCTCCACATTGATTTCCGCCGTGATTTGGACTGGAAGTGGATCCATGAGCCCAGTGGTTACGATGCCAACTACTGCTCTGGGCCCTGCCCTTACCTGAGGAGCTCAGATACAACACACAGCTCAGTAAGAAGCAACCATCAGGGATAAAAAACAGGAGAGTTAAAAATTACACAAAATATAGTTTCTCATTTACTTCAGCCTTGCACATAGTTCTAATTTTGAGATACAGTATCCACCTCTGAGACCTCTGCCTCCACCTAGAGGTCTTCACGGGACCAAAACGTTCAAAAATTTTAGAACTATTCTCTACTGAAAAAATAGCCCCTGTATGTCCAGCAAACACATCTAGACAAGCAGACAGCATTATGTAAACCTTAATCTTccagaaaatgtgaaaaaagctTATTAGAATTTGTCAAATTGTTTATTTGGTCCTTGATAAGTCTCCATGATAAATTCTCAATAATATGTCTCAATATTAAACAATCTCTCCTGTGTGCTTTCCAACAGCTGCTGAGCCTGTACAACACTCTGAATCCGGAGGCATCGGCCTCCCCCTGCTGTGTCCCTCAAGACCTGGAGCCCCTCACTATACTCTACTACTCTGGACGGACCCCCAAAGTGGAGCAGCTCTCCAACATGATCGTCAAGTCTTGCAAGTGTAGCTGAGAACATGTGAAAGGCGAGGTAGTGCGGCAGGATTTTACTAGGTACTGACGAAAACCCATGCTCGTTGACTTTTGAACTCTTAGCTGTGACAATTACTAAAACTGACCATGTGGCCTCATGGCTTAGATCTGAACACCACTCTGGAGGTCACACATTTTTTAAGGAtgcagattttcattttttttcttgttttgtattttgttttcctcCCACTCTGGATGAGAAGTAGTTATTTTCAGTTCAAACCAAACGTTGAAATCATAGTATGATCTTAACATATTTCCTTCTACATTTGTGAAGGTGGACAACACACTCCTAAAGCTAGACTGCAGAGAGCCCTGTACAAATATATCTGTGACAAAGTGGGAGCTGCTTCATTGACGATAACTGAAAGGGACTTATTTTGTGGTATATCTTCTGCTTCAGAGTTAAAGCAAATATTCCACAAAGTTATAGTCTCCATGTTGTCAGTAGAGCAGCTTTCCCGTCTCTAGCCTTGGGATAATATTGTTAATAGTCACAAATATAGATTGTGCTCTACTGAATAATCGAAGAGTCCTTTCAGGATGGATTTTACCTTGACTTAAATTCCCTTCCTTTCAAACAGTGGACATTATCTTCAAACATAAAAGGAGAAAGGACAGACTTGCTGCTGTATCCAAAGCCATAGCTGTGGTCAGGGAAAAGGAGAGCTGAGAGAATGCCTGCTGGATTTGCAATGGAAAGTGAATGAACAAAGAAGTTGAGccaagcttttctttttttggccgGCCAGTAGCAATGGCCTTTTTTTTGCGGTGCATCTATTAGAATggatggaagaagaagaaggggaggaggggacCTGTATGGAAGTGAAGAACTATGATGGAAACAAGCCATGAGCACAATGCCATCCACTGGAAGATCTCATCTCTAACAGGTTCAAATTATTTATGGGACATCAAAGAATATACTGGAAAGGAACATGTGTTACGCAACATTTTTATGGGATTTCTTTTACATTAATAGCAGATTTGATCCGTTATGCAACTTGTCATATAGTGATTGTTTCACTAACTGGGACAACGTTTTACGTAAACTAAGGGTACTGTTACATTTCCTTGTGATTCAAGAAGAATATGCTTTTTGTCCATGTACAAATTAGTTGGACCTGTTGTATGTGATCCAGTATATGTTTGACTGAAGTCTTATTGTATTAAAAGGGGACCATCACCAGAAAGTTAAATCAGAGCACTTTTCTCCAGCATTAATTGGAaatttcatgtcatttaaaatgtttacttcTTTTAAAATCATACTCTCCTATCACCTCACCTGTGCATCACTCCAACCAGCTGACCAGGAATCGCATGTGTTCCCaaaaacactgcagtctttCATTCCCTCTCAGCTGCgtctctgtttgttttggtgCTCTTTTACAGTGTGAAGCCCtaatggaacaaaaaaaaaaaaatgaagagggAGGGGAAAAAGTCATTACATGACAGTGGCTGGATGTACAGTTAGACCTAATTTTTCTCCGAGTCAGGAGAACGATTCTGAATCCCTGTACTGTTTGACATTCACTCAGTCAGTCATCTTACCTTTAGATGACATTTAGGTGACATTCTTTTGGCAGTAATATTGTTTGACTTGTTGATCGTGATtgttattaaaaacacaacatgcaAAACTTGATTGAGCCCTTTTTAAATCTTAAGTATCACTCCagctttgtattttatttagtaaataataaaatgtaggcTAATAGATCTGTAAAAACATTTAACTCAAAATTAGGAAATGATGAGTTTACCCACTGGTCTTGTCTGCCATGTTGAAATGCTATTTAAAATGCTATTTTCTCATAATGTTTTGGTTCCATACGAACATAATTTTTCTTACTTGGATCTCACCAGTCCCACCTGTTTCCTGCAGAGCCTTTTTTTCTACCAGAGTAATAAATTTAACTTCTCTTCCTTTGGAATTGTTGCTTAATAGGTTATCCAGGCAAAAAGCAATTACTCTTTTTTTCAGTACATATTAATGTGCAGTCAtctctttattttcttattgttaATAAAATAGTTACTATAAATCACATACAAACATAAGAAGCATATTTTACATGTAGTGCCACTTTCATGAAACCCTTTAATTCATCAGGAAGACCACTCCAGTGGACCCTTTGACCTTTGGACAAGAGCTGCAGTGCAGAGTCTTGCAGATCTgtccaaaataaatgtattaattcCTAACTTATTAACATTTGAAACTGAATTAACATACTCATAAACCTTTGTGTAGGTGCAGATATGATGGCTTATGTTAGATgcatatatttattaataaaagaGATAAGCAGCCTGGACCTAACCCAAATGTTACTATTAATGGTTGGTAATAGGTCTATATAGCATTACTACATATTTTATTACCATTAATAAAGCCTTAATTAAGGGCTGATCGCACACATTTTTATGTCATCTTTCCTACTGGACtggacttttttcttttttggggggggggttgagctAATGTGGACTGACAAGTAGCCAGAGAGAATTCCCTTTCTCTGTGTGCCCGTTATTGTTCCCTGTCACAATCAATCAGAGATGAACCATGATAGAAACACAAAGACCAGAGGGCATGACGAGGTCTAAAAACAGGGGTCGGGGCTTTAATGGCTTTGCAGACAGCCTTGtactaacaaacacacatttctggTAGAGAGCAGCCGTGCTCCATGCATGATTGATTTTCAGCAAAAGCCCCGCAGAAGTCATGCCACTTACTTACATTTAAGTCCACCACTTGTTCCCTGCTAGAAATGTGCGGTAATAAAAACCCAGCAATGATTTCACAAATTTAGTATCACATAACTGCAACTTCACTTCACTGTTTACTTCTTCAAATCAGTAAATGCAAACAAAACTGGGTTTCACTGGGTGGACTTCCAGCATGAGTAAAATCATATAGCTGATTCTTCCAGAGTATGTTTTCCCATGCTGGTGTAATGGAAGCAGGCAGGGGGGGTTAGCAATAGCAAGGCCTATTCTAACAGAGGCAGTAGCTTGGCTTGGGTCTTTCTATTCGTGAAAGGAGTCATTTTGGCTCTCGTAGCGGTTATAGCCACATTGTTCAGcaaaacatcttaaaatgtGAGACAGTGGTTGTCTTAATATTCAGTATTTGGTTCTACCAAGGTGGCACACTGAGCAACATGACAAAAAATAGTGGTTGTTGAATCATTCATAAACTGCACACCTTAATGGATCCTAAAAGAACCTTAGCAAGGCTAAGCTCTTCTTTAATGGCATACATCTTTCTGCTGAGTCTGGGCTTTCATTTATAGCAGAAGGACACTCAAGGATGGTTTGAAGATGGAGATAAGGAAGCTGACTATCTCAACCCCAAACCTGCAATAAAGCTATTTCCAGCTCGCGGCTACTGGATGAGCGAGCCATAATCTGATTGGAGTTCAGGATCTGTTTCTGGGGTTGGAGTCTTGACTTTTTCAGAACGTGCTCTTCCAAGACCTACCAATGATGAATTGCATGACACGTAAATGCACAGAGGTTTGGAAAACTGTGTCTGCTGCTATTCCCTGAGCAGATTAACAGATgtggacagagaaaaaaaagaaattgagagGGGGgaagtaggtgtgtgtgtgtgtgtgtgcgtgtgtgcgtgtgtgcgagagagagaaaggactGTTGCTGCAATAAAATCATCAGGTCACATCAGACCAGTTCTCAGGCCCCAGGGTGGAAAGAGTTGTGTAATtcagcaacacaacacacacacacacacacacacacacacacacacacacacacacacacacacacacacacacacacaacacacaacacaataagCCAGTGGCCATAGTTACTGGAAAAGAGTGTAGGGGTGAAcaaatatgtaaacacataTCAACTTCATAGACCTTTATAGCTAAACAAATGAATGGGAGGTCTGGATCAAACTACAGCATTATATTacagcagagtgtgtgtttcCGTGACAGAGGGATGGTGTGCGCGTGTGGATAGAGGGAGGGAAAATAGAGACTGtgtgagaaagggagagagacagagacagtgtgAGATTATAATTTGCACACGCTTTAAATCAGGATACGACATTATGTACAATTTATTACTCTAGGAAGAAAAGAGCCAAGTTCGCAAGTTTGAATTACATACAGTAAAGGACTGCTGGTTTAGAGGAGGAGAGATGCCAGAAAAAGGCAAAACTGTGGCCTTAAAGCACAActactatatgtaacttttaaaagaaTAGAAAAACATTCTTGAATTTTTGCAAATGAAAAGTCAAATCAAGACTTATAAGCAAtagaattcagacttttttaaTTCAAGGTGCTCAGGCTGCATTGAGACCGAAGACAAATGTAGGGTCGTCCACCCCAAAAGTTGAACCCGGCTTAATCAATTACATGCAAGCGCACATTTCTGGTGGATTCATTTTGTAATATTTTCGccactttaccttgctgtcagacagccctttccgaCAGGGAACTGAATCGGTTGTATACATTTAAGCTCTCTTCAAAGCTACCaaactcctttgacaaaaacagtaattttacctcgcagaacacggctGTTtctggtctaccgctgcctcaagcctttggtgttttaaagggttagttcggATTTAACAAGACACACAATAATACAAACTAACCGATAGgtaaaatgacttgtttttgtcaaaggagtctggtggcatTAAAAAGAGCATAAATGCatataacggcttcagttcccctgcttctccaaactagGGGCCATCTACTGTACACTGACGAAAAAATCTGAAGCATCCCTTTAAGGCCCTCACCACTTAATTAAGGTGAGAGAAAGGTTGtgattaaacaataaaaaaaaaagtcaaaactgaCTGGAAGCACGTGAcaggatgtttactttttcaatatttaaataaaaacaccaaCTTTCCCTAACTTCGAAGTGTTTCTGTGGCCCGAACCTAACCACAGGAGGGATGGGGACTGTAAAACCCTGCATTTTGTAAGTTTAGTAGTATATAAATTAAGTTTTGTGGGAGTCAGGGTTGTGTGATTGTTCAGCAAAAGGTACAGTCTTGCTTTAAGtttgttcttttatttcattatatcaaAAATACAATATTGTCTTTTAACAGCTTTCAATCTTTAAATAATCTATAAAGAATGTCTGTactcacatacacaaacagtcaAACTGCACAACATCATGACAATAAAACGATAAAAAGAACTCCTTTGTTTAAcacttactcatctgtatatctgtttatataagggtgtgtattgtgtaaatatgtttgtattattactactattattattattataactaatcctattttttctatttcttataatactttctttatgtatgtatgtatgtatgtatgtatgtatatatatatatatatatatttctcctatgtctatttaatgtgtactgtatttgtgttattctgatgtgtgtactttttttttttcttttgagctgctgtagcacagaaatttccccagtgtgggattaataaagtctatcttatcttagaAGGGTTTAGCTTTTCTTTGAGCTCATTTACTTTGTCTCTCTGTAACTGTAAACACCTTCTCCATTTACATCAGGTTATAGGCCCAGATGCTTTACCTACTACTATATAAACCCTCAGAGAAACATGAGGACTGAGGATAAAGCAGGACAGCTGTGTGGCATTTAAAgcattatgtatgtgtgtttggctGGGCTGGTGTGTTTCTGTGCTCATACATGCATGTATTTGGGTTGTGAGAAAAAGCGGTAATTCTCGTCAGATTACCCTCTAGGTAATGGTAACAACAGCTTTCTCCCCCATCCTCATCCCAGAAGTGCAAACCAGATTGATGAGGAAAGTCATATCCTTAACAGCCTCTTATACAGCTGCCTCTACTCAAACAGGTAATGGAGACCGTGTCAGCAGGGGTGCTTTCTCCTGCACAAGCTTCAAACTGAGGACTTAAGTGGTTTTGCTCAGTTTATTATCTTTCTGCCTGTCTGGGCATACTGTATGGTCTCACAGTAACTGGGGATCAAACTGGTGAAAACAGCTATGCAGCAGTCTCT
The Sander vitreus isolate 19-12246 chromosome 18, sanVit1, whole genome shotgun sequence genome window above contains:
- the LOC144533483 gene encoding transforming growth factor beta-3 proprotein-like — encoded protein: MHLGKALLFVLLLNCATLSSSLSTCATVDIDHVKRKRVEAIRGQILSKLRLTSPPQSLGPSKIPYQIQALYNSTKELLEELRRDRQQSCGQDNTETEYYAKEIYKFNMVYGPPESNDLLYCPKGITSKVFRFNVSAMERNSTNLFRAEFRALRVPNSSSKRNEQRIELYQIVRPNEHIRKQRYIAAKNVLTKGNPEWVSFDVTETVREWLMNRGTNLGLEISVHCPCHTFNPNGDIIDNEKEVLEVKFKGVDGDEEHSRLDLDHLKRKKDQYLPHLILMMIPPHRLEAQSTRRRKRALDTNYCFSNTEESCCVRRLHIDFRRDLDWKWIHEPSGYDANYCSGPCPYLRSSDTTHSSLLSLYNTLNPEASASPCCVPQDLEPLTILYYSGRTPKVEQLSNMIVKSCKCS